From a region of the Eretmochelys imbricata isolate rEreImb1 chromosome 6, rEreImb1.hap1, whole genome shotgun sequence genome:
- the INAFM2 gene encoding putative transmembrane protein INAFM2 translates to MKEKEPPAERGKPATYTGDKKARMAAKTNKKWVRLATVLAYVLSVSLAAIVLAVYYSLIWQPVRQPRPPTGPSAAAAGRTTPGPPTEPHRGAGPTEPPARPGSGQGAGGTERAATSPPPRAEPGPAPNPTVLQRVHRSH, encoded by the coding sequence ATGAAGGAGAAGGAGCCGCcggcggagcggggcaagcccgcCACCTACACCGGGGACAAGAAGGCGCGGATGGCGGCCAAGACCAACAAGAAGTGGGTGCGCCTGGCCACGGTGCTGGCCTACGTGCTCTCCGTCTCGCTGGCCGCCATCGTGCTCGCCGTCTACTACAGCCTCATCTGGCAGCCGGTGCGCCAGCCGCGCCCGCCGACAGGGCCCAGCGCCGCAGCCGCCGGCCGGACGACGCCAGGGCCCCCCACGGAGCCGCACCGGGGAGCCGGCCCCACGGAGCCGCCTGCGCGGCCGGGTTCCGGCCAAGGGGCGGGCGGGACTGAGCGCGCGGCCACTTCGCCACCGCCGCGGGCCGAGCCcggcccagcccccaaccccaccgtGCTGCAGCGAGTGCACCGGAGCCACTGA